The following are from one region of the Thiocapsa rosea genome:
- the arsB gene encoding ACR3 family arsenite efflux transporter, translating into MTSQCEVAGKQAAGADIGLFERYLSLWVALCILAGIGLGHFASGAFQTIGELEVAQINLPVAVLIWLMIIPMLLKVDLTALSGVTAHWRGSVVTLVVNWAIKPFSMALLAWLFIGWWFAPYLPAEQIDSYIAGMIILGAAPCTAMVFVWSNLSRGEPNFTLAQVALNDLIMVVAFGPIVALLLGLTAIFVPWETLLLSVLLYIVVPLVIATIWRRLLLRADPRGGALARVLERLHPVSLIALLATLVMLFGFQGEQIIRQPLIIGLLAVPLLIQSVLIFVIAYLANRWVRSPHCIAGPSAMIGTSNFFELAVATAIALFGFTSGAALATVVGVLIEVPVMLLLVRVVMRTRRWYERGRGIPPSTDLVPFAGAQAPAESASGMVLLPRASDGAVRWVHGQVVANRIAELTAPVGGRLLACCVYEGDAVAADQELLRIAPTAGATAAASGDRGLKGRPEAIDTIDNTLATDALVLRAPWEALVRRVHTPIEGRLVEPDEPLIELIATDGIALRFAVEEGDAMALRPGDRVQVHFGTGGASVDASGETSGIELQIERAWPELDPDTRTRRFEARLPADLNPVVGLSAQVRIVVA; encoded by the coding sequence ATGACCAGCCAATGCGAGGTCGCCGGCAAGCAGGCCGCCGGCGCTGACATCGGTCTGTTCGAGCGCTATCTGAGCCTCTGGGTGGCGCTGTGCATCCTGGCCGGTATCGGCCTCGGGCATTTCGCGTCCGGTGCCTTCCAAACCATCGGCGAACTCGAGGTGGCGCAGATCAACCTGCCGGTCGCGGTGCTGATCTGGCTGATGATCATACCGATGCTGCTCAAGGTGGATCTCACCGCCTTGTCGGGCGTGACCGCGCACTGGCGCGGCTCGGTGGTCACCCTGGTGGTCAACTGGGCGATCAAGCCCTTCTCCATGGCGCTGCTGGCCTGGCTGTTCATCGGCTGGTGGTTCGCGCCCTATCTGCCGGCAGAGCAGATCGACAGCTACATCGCCGGCATGATCATCCTCGGCGCCGCGCCCTGCACGGCGATGGTGTTCGTCTGGAGCAATCTCTCGCGCGGCGAGCCGAACTTCACCCTCGCCCAAGTCGCCTTGAACGACCTGATCATGGTCGTCGCGTTTGGGCCCATCGTCGCCCTGCTGCTGGGGCTCACTGCCATCTTCGTGCCTTGGGAAACGCTCCTGCTGTCGGTGTTGCTCTACATCGTGGTGCCGTTGGTGATCGCGACCATCTGGCGGCGTCTGTTGCTGCGCGCGGACCCGCGGGGTGGCGCGCTCGCGCGCGTGCTGGAGCGACTGCATCCGGTCTCGCTCATCGCGCTGTTGGCGACGCTGGTGATGTTGTTCGGCTTCCAGGGCGAGCAGATCATCCGGCAGCCGTTGATCATCGGCCTTCTGGCCGTCCCTTTGCTGATCCAATCGGTGCTGATCTTCGTCATCGCCTATCTCGCGAACCGCTGGGTGCGCTCGCCGCATTGCATCGCCGGCCCCTCGGCGATGATCGGCACCAGCAACTTCTTCGAGCTGGCGGTGGCCACCGCCATCGCGCTGTTCGGCTTCACGTCCGGCGCCGCGCTGGCGACCGTGGTCGGGGTGCTGATCGAGGTCCCGGTGATGTTGCTCTTGGTGCGCGTGGTGATGCGCACGCGCCGCTGGTATGAGCGTGGCCGAGGGATCCCGCCGAGTACCGACTTGGTCCCCTTCGCCGGTGCGCAGGCCCCCGCGGAGAGCGCATCCGGGATGGTCCTCTTACCGCGCGCGTCCGATGGCGCCGTGCGCTGGGTGCACGGCCAGGTCGTCGCGAACCGCATTGCCGAGCTGACCGCGCCCGTCGGCGGGCGGTTGCTCGCCTGTTGCGTGTACGAGGGCGATGCCGTCGCAGCGGATCAGGAGCTGCTCCGAATCGCGCCAACGGCTGGCGCGACGGCCGCGGCGAGCGGAGATCGCGGCCTGAAGGGTCGGCCCGAGGCTATCGACACCATCGACAACACCCTTGCCACCGACGCCCTGGTGTTGCGAGCGCCATGGGAAGCCCTGGTGCGGCGTGTCCACACGCCCATCGAAGGACGTCTCGTCGAGCCCGACGAACCGCTCATCGAGCTCATCGCGACGGATGGGATCGCGCTGCGCTTCGCCGTCGAGGAAGGCGACGCCATGGCGCTGCGGCCGGGTGATCGGGTGCAGGTCCACTTCGGCACCGGCGGCGCATCGGTGGACGCATCAGGAGAGACGTCCGGGATCGAGCTGCAGATCGAGCGCGCCTGGCCCGAGCTCGATCCGGACACCCGCACCCGCCGCTTCGAGGCGCGGCTGCCCGCCGATCTGAACCCGGTCGTCGGCCTCTCGGCACAGGTCCGCATTGTCGTGGCCTGA
- the arsA gene encoding arsenical pump-driving ATPase: protein MHFLDHPPRFLFFTGKGGVGKTSIACATALEFAATGKQVLLVSTDPASNVGQVFGVAIGNRITSIDAVPGLSALEIDPQAAAQVYRDRIVGPVRNLLPESVVKGIEEQLSGACTTEIAAFDEFTALLLDSALTAGYDHIVFDTAPTGHTIRLLQLPGAWSGFLEAGKGDASCLGPLAGLEKQRAQYSAAVDALADPERTRLVLVARAQQATLREVARTHEELAAIGLRQQYLVVNGVLADAAAANDSGAAADVLAAAIGRREQAALATIPDVLKTLPMDRIALKPFNLVGLDALRGLLTDTAPIDAPEEIASQPLEAPDLASLVEEIAADGHGLVMLMGKGGVGKTTLAAAIAVELADRGFPVHLTTSDPAAHLAETLTESLEGTGATLEISRIDPRVETERYREHVLSTKGAQLDDAGRALLEEDLRSPCTEEIAVFQAFSRIIREAGKKFVIMDTAPTGHTLLLLDATGAYHRETTRQLGNSGMQLRTPMMQLQDPKQTKVLLVTLAETTPVLEAAGLQADLERAGITPWAWVVNQSLAAARTRSPLLRRRAANEREQIDAVAEQHARRYAVVALQEAEPIGADRLRRLTTATGSPAGSGPSLS, encoded by the coding sequence ATGCACTTTCTCGATCACCCCCCGCGCTTTCTCTTTTTCACCGGCAAAGGGGGTGTGGGCAAGACCTCGATCGCCTGCGCGACCGCGCTCGAGTTCGCCGCTACAGGCAAGCAGGTCTTGCTCGTCAGCACCGATCCGGCCTCAAACGTCGGCCAGGTCTTCGGCGTCGCGATCGGCAACCGGATCACGTCCATCGACGCCGTCCCCGGCCTCTCCGCGCTGGAGATCGACCCGCAGGCTGCGGCCCAAGTCTATCGGGACCGCATCGTCGGCCCGGTCCGCAACCTGTTGCCCGAGTCTGTCGTCAAAGGCATCGAAGAGCAGCTCTCGGGGGCCTGCACCACCGAGATTGCAGCCTTCGACGAGTTCACCGCGCTCTTGCTCGACTCGGCCTTGACCGCCGGCTACGACCACATCGTCTTCGATACCGCACCGACCGGCCACACGATCCGATTGCTTCAACTGCCCGGTGCCTGGAGCGGATTTCTCGAAGCCGGCAAGGGCGACGCCTCCTGCCTCGGCCCCTTGGCCGGGCTGGAAAAGCAACGCGCACAGTACAGCGCCGCGGTCGATGCCTTGGCCGATCCCGAGCGGACCCGCCTGGTCTTGGTCGCCCGCGCCCAGCAGGCGACGCTGCGCGAGGTCGCTCGGACGCATGAAGAGCTCGCGGCCATCGGCCTGCGGCAACAGTACCTCGTCGTCAACGGCGTACTTGCGGACGCCGCAGCCGCGAACGACAGCGGGGCCGCGGCCGACGTCCTGGCGGCCGCCATCGGTCGGCGTGAACAAGCCGCGCTGGCGACGATTCCGGACGTGCTCAAGACCCTGCCGATGGACCGCATCGCGCTAAAACCCTTCAATCTGGTCGGACTCGACGCCTTGCGCGGCTTGTTGACAGACACCGCACCGATCGATGCCCCCGAGGAGATCGCGTCGCAGCCGCTGGAGGCCCCCGATCTGGCAAGCCTCGTCGAGGAGATTGCCGCGGATGGCCACGGGCTCGTCATGCTCATGGGTAAAGGCGGCGTCGGCAAGACCACACTGGCCGCAGCCATTGCCGTCGAGCTGGCGGACCGCGGATTCCCCGTGCATCTCACGACATCCGACCCCGCGGCACACTTGGCCGAGACCTTGACCGAAAGCCTGGAGGGCACGGGCGCCACGCTCGAGATCAGCCGCATCGATCCTCGGGTCGAGACCGAGCGCTATCGCGAGCATGTGCTGAGCACCAAAGGCGCGCAGCTCGACGACGCCGGCCGAGCACTCCTGGAGGAGGATCTGCGCTCGCCCTGTACCGAGGAGATCGCGGTGTTCCAGGCCTTCTCGCGGATCATCCGCGAGGCCGGCAAGAAGTTCGTCATCATGGACACGGCACCGACCGGTCACACGCTGCTGTTGCTCGACGCCACCGGCGCCTACCACCGCGAAACGACCCGACAGCTCGGCAACAGTGGCATGCAGCTGCGCACGCCCATGATGCAGTTGCAGGATCCCAAGCAGACCAAGGTGCTCTTGGTCACCTTGGCGGAAACCACGCCGGTCCTCGAAGCGGCCGGCCTGCAGGCGGATCTCGAGCGTGCCGGCATTACGCCTTGGGCCTGGGTCGTCAACCAGAGCCTCGCGGCCGCACGGACGCGCTCGCCTCTGCTGCGCCGCCGTGCGGCGAACGAGCGCGAGCAGATCGACGCGGTCGCCGAGCAACATGCGCGGCGCTATGCGGTCGTCGCGCTCCAAGAAGCCGAGCCGATCGGCGCGGATCGGCTCCGGCGCCTGACCACGGCGACTGGAAGCCCCGCCGGATCGGGGCCGAGCCTGTCCTGA
- the yjjJ gene encoding type II toxin-antitoxin system HipA family toxin YjjJ: MRTKQQLAQERLASVLGRRAAVRAADLARELEISVPTLHRLLAASPLPVLVAGKARRTRYALRRTVRGDSGEYPLYAVDASGRATQLATLSAVAPSGSWMALTGTDWPLIEETREGWWDGLPYPLYDMRPQGYLGRQLARAIQRELAVPDHPDVWNDDDILFALSRVGTDTVGNLILGDTACERWQREGLSTLEPLREASTAAAYADLAEQALAAGVAGSSAAGEFPKFPARRDLPGRPTPHVLVKFSGADDSPAVRRWADLLVCEHLALEAVRALPGVAGAHSRVLSHAGRTFLEVERFDRHGPFGRSPLISLETVNAALLGLDAHDWTRLADGLVAASLLETEDSARIHRLWWFGRLIANTDMHPGNLSFQPLSGRLHPAPAYDMLPMRYAPLTGGELPASEWTPPLPLPRERETWLAACEAALTFWERMAADARISAAFRALGSRHGQALRDLAERV, from the coding sequence TTGAGGACGAAACAGCAGCTCGCGCAGGAGCGCCTCGCCAGCGTGCTCGGGCGTCGGGCCGCAGTCCGGGCGGCGGATCTGGCCCGGGAGCTGGAGATCAGCGTCCCCACGCTGCACCGGCTTCTGGCCGCGAGCCCCCTGCCCGTCCTGGTCGCGGGCAAGGCGCGCCGGACCCGCTATGCCTTGCGCCGAACCGTGCGGGGCGACTCGGGCGAGTACCCACTCTATGCCGTCGATGCGTCCGGCCGCGCGACTCAGCTCGCAACCCTGTCCGCCGTCGCCCCGTCTGGATCCTGGATGGCACTCACGGGGACGGACTGGCCGCTGATCGAGGAGACGCGCGAGGGATGGTGGGATGGCCTGCCCTACCCGCTCTACGATATGCGCCCGCAGGGTTATCTCGGCCGCCAACTCGCGCGGGCGATCCAGCGGGAGCTGGCGGTGCCGGACCATCCCGATGTCTGGAACGACGACGACATCCTCTTCGCGCTGAGCCGGGTCGGGACGGATACGGTCGGCAACCTCATCCTCGGCGACACCGCCTGCGAGCGCTGGCAGCGAGAAGGGCTCTCCACCCTCGAGCCTTTGCGCGAAGCGAGCACGGCCGCCGCCTACGCGGATTTGGCCGAGCAGGCGCTTGCGGCGGGGGTGGCGGGATCGAGCGCGGCGGGCGAGTTTCCCAAGTTCCCGGCGCGGCGCGACCTCCCCGGTCGACCTACTCCGCATGTTCTGGTCAAGTTCTCCGGCGCGGACGACTCGCCCGCGGTCCGCCGCTGGGCCGACCTGCTGGTCTGCGAGCATCTGGCACTGGAGGCTGTTCGCGCCTTGCCGGGCGTCGCCGGCGCGCACAGTCGTGTCCTATCGCACGCCGGGCGAACCTTCTTGGAGGTCGAGCGCTTCGACCGCCACGGCCCCTTCGGCCGCAGCCCCCTCATCAGCCTGGAGACGGTCAACGCAGCGTTGCTCGGCCTGGATGCGCACGACTGGACCCGCCTGGCCGATGGCCTGGTCGCGGCGAGCCTGCTGGAGACGGAGGATTCCGCAAGGATCCACCGCCTCTGGTGGTTCGGCCGGTTGATCGCCAACACCGACATGCACCCGGGGAATCTCAGCTTCCAGCCCCTTTCCGGGCGCCTGCACCCGGCGCCCGCCTACGACATGCTGCCGATGCGCTATGCGCCGCTGACGGGCGGTGAGCTGCCCGCGTCCGAGTGGACGCCACCGCTCCCGCTCCCCCGCGAGCGTGAGACTTGGCTCGCCGCCTGCGAGGCAGCCTTGACCTTCTGGGAGCGGATGGCCGCGGACGCGCGGATCAGTGCGGCGTTTCGCGCACTCGGAAGCCGCCATGGACAGGCATTGCGCGACCTGGCCGAGCGGGTCTAG
- a CDS encoding sulfite exporter TauE/SafE family protein: MTLLVMAAVLTFVLTAVFSMAGLGAALILIPVFLAFGIELQTAMAVALLLNAVGMSVASTTFVRKGLVEWRLVVPMVVLAVGLSPVGVWAAHGLERDLLLWLFVGFLVFAALMMLLYRPKPRTTRASAAATLALGLPVGGTAGFIGGLLGVGGGNIIVPALVTAGLEPKRASASASFVVIFASLSGFLAHVQVARIDPALLAVTAVATIAGAALGAWLATERLSPGQLKHAIAMVLMLVAAKTMWDLL, translated from the coding sequence TTGACCCTACTCGTGATGGCCGCGGTTTTGACCTTTGTGCTGACCGCGGTGTTCAGCATGGCCGGGCTGGGTGCGGCGCTGATCTTGATCCCGGTCTTTCTGGCCTTCGGCATCGAGTTGCAAACGGCGATGGCCGTCGCGCTCCTGCTCAACGCCGTCGGCATGTCGGTCGCCTCCACGACCTTCGTGCGAAAAGGCCTGGTGGAATGGCGTTTGGTGGTGCCGATGGTGGTGTTGGCGGTCGGTCTTTCCCCGGTCGGCGTCTGGGCTGCACATGGACTTGAACGGGATCTGCTGCTCTGGCTGTTCGTGGGCTTTCTGGTGTTCGCCGCACTGATGATGCTGCTCTATCGCCCCAAGCCGCGCACGACGCGGGCCTCGGCGGCGGCAACACTGGCACTAGGTCTGCCGGTGGGCGGCACGGCCGGGTTCATCGGCGGTCTGCTCGGCGTCGGCGGCGGCAACATTATCGTTCCGGCCTTGGTCACGGCGGGCCTGGAACCCAAGCGCGCCTCGGCCAGCGCATCCTTCGTCGTGATCTTCGCCTCGCTGAGCGGCTTTTTGGCGCATGTCCAAGTCGCCCGGATCGACCCCGCCCTGCTCGCGGTGACCGCGGTCGCAACCATTGCCGGAGCGGCGCTCGGCGCCTGGCTGGCGACCGAGCGTCTGAGTCCGGGCCAATTGAAACACGCCATCGCCATGGTCTTGATGCTTGTCGCGGCCAAGACAATGTGGGATCTGCTCTGA
- a CDS encoding disulfide bond formation protein B — protein MPNIEPRPIWVVIALTSTVIALASLVLTPLLDLDPCHLCIFQRLLFMILAALAGLAAAWPHPGRSPLPARLAGLTLLPIAALGVGVAAHQSWLQWQPLDGISCIGGPPGPIERVVEWLGQQVPSLFMASGFCEDRELVILGLSLANWAFVFFLAILVAGAWALWRAWRWPHPESTQRRDAR, from the coding sequence ATGCCTAACATCGAACCACGCCCCATTTGGGTCGTGATCGCCTTGACCTCCACCGTGATCGCCCTGGCGAGCCTGGTACTGACCCCTTTGCTGGATCTAGACCCCTGTCATCTCTGCATCTTCCAACGGCTACTGTTCATGATCCTCGCCGCGTTGGCCGGCTTGGCGGCGGCCTGGCCGCATCCGGGTCGATCGCCGCTGCCCGCACGGCTGGCCGGGTTGACGCTCCTGCCGATCGCAGCGCTGGGCGTCGGTGTCGCCGCCCATCAAAGCTGGCTGCAATGGCAGCCCCTAGACGGCATCTCCTGCATCGGCGGACCGCCCGGCCCGATCGAGCGCGTCGTGGAATGGCTCGGCCAACAGGTGCCATCGCTCTTCATGGCCAGCGGATTCTGCGAGGACCGCGAGCTGGTGATTCTTGGTCTTTCGCTCGCGAACTGGGCCTTTGTCTTCTTCCTCGCCATCCTGGTCGCCGGGGCTTGGGCTCTGTGGCGAGCTTGGCGATGGCCGCATCCCGAATCGACGCAGCGGAGGGACGCCCGATGA
- a CDS encoding DUF4405 domain-containing protein yields the protein MIKNAHSTRAFVAFLVTWSFAILTVTGIVLYIVPHGRVGNWTFWTLGGLGKDGWADVHILFGAVFIVTGALHLYFNWKPFKKYLAERVRGHLAVKRELVTSLVATLLLTLGALFAVPPVSWLFDLNHWAKSAWSRAPGQEPPYARAEVTPLPVLAQRLDFDLDAALTALRGTGIRVDTPQGRVTPSASLESIARDNATTPAALFALIPQSPPARSAIQDPMAIEDRLTGTGVGGKTLDAFAEQQGITPESAGQRLAEMGIAAHGGETLKEIAERHATRPIEIAKTLLAPGYRPQPRQE from the coding sequence ATGATCAAGAATGCCCATTCGACGCGCGCCTTCGTCGCCTTTCTGGTGACCTGGTCGTTCGCCATCCTCACCGTAACCGGCATCGTGCTGTACATCGTTCCCCACGGACGGGTCGGCAACTGGACCTTCTGGACGCTCGGCGGACTCGGCAAGGACGGCTGGGCCGATGTGCACATCCTGTTCGGGGCGGTCTTCATCGTGACCGGTGCACTGCACCTTTACTTCAACTGGAAACCCTTCAAGAAATACCTGGCCGAGCGGGTGCGTGGCCATCTCGCGGTCAAACGCGAGTTGGTGACCTCGCTCGTCGCGACGCTTCTGCTCACCCTCGGGGCGCTGTTTGCCGTTCCCCCGGTAAGTTGGCTGTTCGATCTCAATCACTGGGCCAAGTCGGCCTGGAGCCGCGCGCCAGGGCAGGAGCCGCCCTATGCGCGTGCTGAAGTAACCCCGCTACCGGTATTGGCTCAGCGTCTCGATTTCGATCTCGACGCCGCCCTGACGGCGTTGCGCGGGACCGGGATTCGCGTCGATACCCCGCAAGGACGCGTCACGCCGAGCGCGAGTCTCGAGAGCATCGCACGCGACAATGCGACGACGCCCGCCGCGCTCTTCGCCTTGATCCCGCAGTCACCTCCGGCGCGGAGCGCAATCCAAGATCCGATGGCGATCGAGGACCGTCTGACCGGCACCGGAGTCGGCGGCAAGACCCTCGACGCGTTTGCCGAACAGCAGGGCATCACCCCCGAAAGCGCCGGCCAACGCCTCGCCGAAATGGGAATCGCAGCCCACGGCGGCGAAACGCTCAAGGAAATCGCGGAGCGCCACGCGACCCGTCCGATCGAGATCGCCAAGACCCTGTTGGCCCCCGGCTATCGTCCACAGCCGAGGCAAGAATGA